A single genomic interval of Helianthus annuus cultivar XRQ/B chromosome 6, HanXRQr2.0-SUNRISE, whole genome shotgun sequence harbors:
- the LOC110921118 gene encoding ubiquitin carboxyl-terminal hydrolase 8: protein MEVPPEDTSSYTCSSDNHRLYLVPFRWWKEADPDGEGVLYDALPASSSYYAGPMKILNIFKSDLAFNLIRKENEHQDDDNGDGRNYALVSADMWLHALKWHSDVKGAVKDGKASAAEDDMTDVYPLQLKLSILQESNTLGVRISKKDNAVECFRRACKIFSIESELLHILDFSGQTTQFLLNDKNKNIKDSPRQSDQDILLELQVYGLSDLNRNKDMKKDEMVKTSPKMNGSYCEKGSLGLTGLQNLGNTCFMNSSLQCLAHTPKLVDYFLGDHRKEINHDNPLGMNGEIAMAFGDLLKTLWAPGATSVPPRLFKSKLAHFAPQFSGFNQHDSQELLAFLLDGLHEDLNRVKCKPYVEAKDGDGRPDEDIADEYWQNHLARNDSIIVDVCQGQYRSTLVCPICRKVSVTFDPFMYLSLPLPSTSMRTMTLTIVPCDGSAQPTPVTVTVPKQGKFEDLVSALGVACVLRDDQTLMVAEVYNNHIIRFLGEPTDSLSLIRDDDRLVAYKLQNDFDKFSRIVFVQQHIEKNSSSETQKLSSKAFGLPLVACGEIVKGQDIHDLYFKVLKSFRTTKAAKSCTENHDNTATEDEEVDALDCDVKFYLTDDNGNVKGSEIMMDVLLDSTGQLNVVVCWSANMLEYYDQRLLSSPAEVYKPALFSKRPQESISLYKCLEAFLKEEPLGPEDMWYCPSCKKHRQASKKLDLWRLPEILVIHLKRFSYSRFLKNKLETYVDFPIHDLDLSTFVAYSNGRSSHRYMLYAISNHYGSMGGGHYTAFIRHDGDRWYDFDDNYVSPIDEGRIKTSAAYVLFYRRLEDV, encoded by the exons ATGGAAGTCCCCCCCGAAGATACATCATCCTACACTTGCTCCTCCGACAACCATCGTCTATACCTGGTTCCTTTCAG GTGGTGGAAGGAAGCGGATCCAGATGGGGAGGGAGTCTTATACGATGCGTTGCCGGCCTCTTCCTCTTATTATGCTGGTCCCATGAAGATACTCAATATCTTTAAATCAGATCTCGCCTTTAACCTTATTAGGAAAGAGAACGAGCACCAAGATGATGACAATGGAGATGGACGAAATTATGCATTGGTTTCTGCTGATATGTGGCTTCACGCCCTTAAATG GCATAGTGATGTCAAAGGCGCGGTGAAGGATGGTAAGGCTTCAGCAGCGGAAGATGATATGACCGATGTATATCCTTTACAACTCAAGCTTTCTATTTTACAAGAATCCAACACGTTGGGAGTAAGAATTAGTAAAAAG GACAATGCTGTTGAGTGCTTCCGAAGAGCCTGCAAGATTTTTAGCATAGAGTCTGAACTT TTACACATCTTGGATTTTTCTGGACAAACCACCCAATTTCTTCTAAATGACAAAAATAAGAATATAAAAGACTCTCCAAGACAGTCAGACCAAGAT ATTCTGTTGGAGCTGCAAGTTTATGGATTGTCGGATTTGAATAGAAACAAAGATATGAAAAAAGATGAGATGGTTAAAACTTCGCCAAAGATGAATGGAAGCTATTGTGAGAAGGGTTCGTTGGGCTTAACGGGCTTACAAAACTTGGGAAATACGTGTTTTATGAATAGTTCTCTCCAGTGTCTTGCTCATACGCCAAAGCTTGTGGATTACTTCCTTGGAGATCACAGGAAAGAAATAAACCATGATAATCCATTGGGCATGAAT GGTGAGATTGCAATGGCATTCGGAGATCTTTTAAAGACATTATGGGCTCCTGGAGCAACATCAGTCCCGCCAAGATTATTTAAGTCGAAGCTTGCTCATTTTGCTCCTCAGTTCAGTGGCTTCAATCAGCATGATTCTCAA GAACTCCTTGCTTTTCTATTAGATGGACTTCATGAAGATCTGAATCGTGTAAAATGCAAACCTTATGTTGAAGCCAAGGACGGAGACGGTAGACCAGATGAAGATATCGCTGATGAGTACTGGCAGAATCACCTCGCTCGTAATGACTCTATTATTGTTGATGTATGCCAA GGTCAATATAGGTCAACGCTAGTATGTCCAATTTGCAGAAAGGTCTCAGTCAcatttgacccgttcatgtaTTTGTCATTACCTTTACCATCAACATCAATGAGGACAATGACTTTGACAATTGTGCCTTGTGATGGAAGTGCTCAGCCGACTCCAGTTACAGTTACTGTTCCCAAGCAAGGCAAGTTTGAAGATCTAGTTAGTGCTTTGGGAGTCGCGTGTGTTTTACGGGATGATCAAACTCTCATGGTGGCTGAG GTATACAACAATCATATCATACGGTTTCTAGGGGAGCCAACTGATTCATTATCGTTAATTAGGGATGACGATCGACTTGTTGCTTATAAGTTACAAAACGATTTTGACAAGTTTTCTCGGATTGTTTTTGTTCAACAGCATATAGAAAA GAACTCAAGCTCGGAAACCCAGAAATTAAGTAGCAAGGCCTTTGGGCTTCCTCTTGTAGCATGTGGTGAAATTGTAAAAGGACAGGATATTCATGATCTATATTTCAAAGTATTAAAATCTTTCAGAACAACAAAGGCTGCTAAGAGTTGTACAGAAAATCATGACAACACTGCAACCGAAGATGAAGAAGTAGATGCATTAGATTGTGATGTGAAGTTCTATTTGACTGACGATAATGGAAATGTGAAAGGTTCTGAGATTATGATGGATGTTTTGTTAGACTCCACAGGTCAACTGAATGTTGTTGTTTGTTGGTCTGCTAACATGCTTGAGTATTACGATCAACGACTTCTTAGCTCGCCTGCTGAGGTTTACAAGCCCGCTTTATTTAGCAAACGGCCCCAGGAATCTATCTCCTTGTATAAATGCCTTGAAGCATTTCTTAAGGAAGAGCCACTTGGACCAGAAGACATGTG GTACTGTCCTAGCTGCAAAAAGCACCGGCAAGCGAGTAAAAAGCTAGACCTATGGAGACTGCCGGAGATCCTAGTGATTCATTTAAAGAGATTTTCATACAGCAGATTTTTGAAGAATAAACTCGAAACGTATGTTGACTTCCCTATTCATGATCTGGATTTGTCAACATTTGTTGCATACAGTAATGGGAGATCAAGCCATCGCTATATGCTTTATGCAATTAGTAATCATTATGGAAGCATGGGAGGTGGCCATTACACCGCCTTCATCCGT CATGATGGTGATAGATGGTACGACTTTGATGACAACTATGTTTCTCCAATCGATGAGGGTCGGATCAAGACTTCTGCAGCCTATGTTCTTTTTTACAGAAGATTAGAAGATGTCTGA
- the LOC110926199 gene encoding protein STRICTOSIDINE SYNTHASE-LIKE 3 has product MKGILGGSLLLLLLAVYCGVDPFRHSAIADFPDFEAVHVDMAPWSQVPKEKDSQNLLVNSEIKFLNEVQGPESVAFDPQGRGPYTGVADGRILFWNGKSWSDFAYTSPNRSEICERKPSIMGYLKNEHICGRPLGLRFHSKTGDLYIADAYFGLLKVGPDGGLATPLVTEAEGLPLKFTNDLDIDDHGNVYFTDSSTKYQRRNFMHLVFSGEDSGRLLKYDPLTKKTSVLRRNLQFPNGVSLSKDASFFIFCEGSKGRLIKYFIKGEKAGTSEVFAILPGFPDNVRTNEKGEFWVAIHTRRSMYSYICGMFPKLRMFLLKLPIPIKYHYLLTVGGRLHAIVIKYSSDGKILQVLEDAQGKVVKAVSEVEERDGKLWMGSVLMSFIAVYDLD; this is encoded by the exons ATGAAGGGAATCCTTGGCGGAAGTTTGCTCCTCCTGCTGCTGGCGGTTTACTGTGGAGTGGACCCCTTCCGGCACAGCGCAATCGCTGATTTTCCCGACTTCGAGGCCGTCCACGTGGACATGGCGCCGTGGTCTCAAGTGCCCAAGGAGAAAGACTCTCAGAATTTGCTAGTAAACTCGGAGATTAAGTTTCTGAATGAGGTTCAAGGACCTGAGAGCGTTGCTTTCGATCCGCAGGGGCGTGGTCCCTATACCGGCGTTGCTGATGGTCGGATTCTCTTCTGGAACGGCAAATCTTGGTCTGATTTTGCTTACACTTCCCCAAATCGGTCAGAGATATGTGAGCGGAAACCAAGCATCATGGGTTACTTAAAGAATGAGCATATATGTGGGAGACCCTTGGGGCTGCGGTTTCACAGCAAAACTGGTGATTTGTATATTGCAGATGCCTATTTTGGGTTGCTAAAGGTTGGGCCTGATGGTGGGCTCGCCACACCTCTAGTAACCGAAGCCGAAGGACTTCCTCTAAAATTCACAAATGATCTGGACATTGATGATCACGGAAACGTATACTTTACAGATAGCAGCACAAAGTATCAGCGAAG GAACTTTATGCATTTAGTTTTCTCAGGAGAAGACAGTGGTCGACTTCTGAAATATGACCCCCTCACAAAGAAGACAAGTGTTCTTCGTCGCAACCTCCAGTTCCCTAATGGCGTGTCCCTAAGCAAGGACGCTTCTTTCTTCATATTTTGCGAGGGCTCCAAAGGCAG GTTAATAAAGTATTTTATAAAGGGGGAGAAAGCAGGGACGTCCGAAGTATTTGCCATTCTACCCGGCTTCCCGGACAATGTGAGGACGAATGAAAAAGGTGAATTTTGGGTGGCAATTCATACTCGTCGGTCTATGTACAGTTACATATGCGGCATGTTCCCAAAACTTAGAATGTTTTTGCTAAAACTACCTATCCCGATCAAGTATCATTACCTGCTGACCGTTGGTGGTCGGCTTCATGCTATAGTTATCAAGTACAGCTCGGATGGCAAGATCCTACAGGTATTGGAGGACGCACAAGGTAAAGTGGTGAAAGCTGTTAGTGAAGTTGAGGAGAGGGATGGCAAGTTATGGATGGGGAGTGTCTTGATGTCATTTATTGCGGTATATGATTTGGACTGA